Proteins from a genomic interval of Marmoricola sp. OAE513:
- the scpB gene encoding SMC-Scp complex subunit ScpB: MTETSTEEAVAVEDQVVEDEVVESEGETLSIPLAALRPALEAVLMVADQPLDEVNLATAVGYPVTAVNEALAQLAAEYDEAVRGFELRNVAGGWRYYTREEYAPVVERFVLEGQQARLTNAALETLAVVAYKQPVSRSRVSAIRGVNVDGVMRTLLTRGLVEEAGTDVETGAHLYRTTTYFLERIGITSLDELPELAPFVPDMDEFDLDEESIAPSAPVASSAADADEPDDGE; this comes from the coding sequence GAGGACGAGGTCGTGGAGTCCGAGGGGGAGACCCTCTCGATCCCGCTCGCCGCCCTGCGCCCTGCCCTCGAGGCCGTGCTGATGGTGGCCGACCAGCCGCTGGACGAGGTCAACCTCGCCACCGCGGTGGGCTACCCGGTCACCGCCGTGAACGAGGCGCTGGCCCAGCTCGCCGCCGAGTACGACGAGGCCGTGCGCGGCTTCGAGCTGCGCAACGTCGCGGGTGGCTGGCGCTACTACACCCGCGAGGAGTACGCGCCCGTCGTCGAGCGCTTCGTCCTCGAAGGACAGCAGGCACGTCTAACGAACGCCGCGCTCGAGACGCTCGCCGTGGTCGCCTACAAGCAGCCGGTCAGCCGCAGCCGGGTCTCGGCGATCCGTGGCGTGAACGTCGACGGCGTGATGCGCACGCTCCTGACCCGGGGCTTGGTCGAGGAGGCGGGTACCGACGTCGAGACCGGCGCGCACCTGTACCGGACCACGACCTACTTCCTCGAGCGCATCGGCATCACCTCGCTGGACGAGCTGCCGGAGCTGGCTCCGTTCGTCCCGGACATGGACGAGTTCGACCTCGACGAGGAGTCGATCGCTCCGAGCGCGCCCGTCGCGAGCAGCGCCGCGGACGCGGACGAACCCGACGACGGTGAGTGA